The Arachis hypogaea cultivar Tifrunner chromosome 14, arahy.Tifrunner.gnm2.J5K5, whole genome shotgun sequence genome has a segment encoding these proteins:
- the LOC140178476 gene encoding uncharacterized protein, which produces MVITARVGTGLVKRILVDTGADSNIMFRNVFDALGLRDTDLATHQHGVVGLGDHFIKPDGIISLPTSMGQGQGRRTVTAEFVVLRDSTAYNIILGRKTINDLGAAISTKLLVMKFVTDDGSIGSIKGDLETAVACDHASLSLRKKSKEASGVFLADLDARIYDKPRPEPEGDLEKFKVENTEEKFTFINRNLPHGLKGLLMEMIRANADLFAWTPADMPGIDPQLMSHCLAVKLEARPVAQRRRKMSQERPEEVARQTASLLEAGFIRELDYSTWLSNVVLVKKHNGR; this is translated from the coding sequence ATGGTCATTACGGCCAGAGTCGGAACCGGCCTCGTCAAGCGGATCCTCGTGGATACGGGGGcagactcgaacatcatgttccgcaacgtATTTGACGCCCTGGGGCTGCGTGACACCGACTTAGCGACtcaccagcacggtgtggtaggactaggcgaccacttcatcaagccggaCGGGATCATCTCCCTCCCGACCTCAATGGGACAAGGACAAGGGCGGAGGACAGTAACGGCAGAATTTGTGGTCTTGCGAGATTCCACAGCCTATAACATCATTTTGGGGAGAAAAACCATCAACGACCTTGGCGCGGCGATCAGCACGAAACTGCTTGTAATGAAGTTTGTTACTGATGACGGATCTATAGGATCCATCAAAGGAGACCTGGAAACGGCAGTCGCCTGCGACCACGCTAGCCTCTCCTTGAGGAAAAAGTCTAAAGAAGCATCAGGGGTTTTTCTAGCCGACCTAGACGCCAGAATATATGACAAACCCAGACCTGAGCCAGAAGGGGACCTGGAAAAATTTAAGGTTGAGAACACGGAGGAGAAGTTCACGTTCATAAACAGAAATCTCCCCCATGGATTGAAGGGACTTTTGATGGAGATGATCAGAGCCAATGCCGACCTGTTCGCTTGGACACCggccgacatgccagggatagatcccCAACTCATGTCACACTGTCTGGCCGTCAAGCTGGAAGCCCGACCAGTGGCCCAAAGGAGGAGGAAGATGTCGCAGGAAAGGccagaggaggtggccaggcagacaGCCAGCCTCCTCGAAGCGGGGTTCATCCGAGAGCTGGACTACTCGACTTGGCTATCGAACGTGGTCTTGGTGAAAAAGCACAATGGGAGGTAG
- the LOC112741515 gene encoding outer envelope protein 64, mitochondrial-like — protein MNRPRKWSIYIESSFCSYAFNPRVTVPLGSHNGGCVSISFISFHGADKFLLDTVLDMYCTLQEQVSVASYSLPLPDTNGNIETYELLEEKGNAAFKGSQRNKALSYYTEAIKLNGMNATYYCSRAAAYLKLAWYEVSPICQLVCYPFLYLNGFT, from the exons ATGAACAGACCAAGAAAATGGAGCATCTATATTGAAAGCTCTTTCTGCAGTTATGCTTTCAACCCACGG GTTACAGTTCCATTAGGTTCTCATAATGGTGGCtgtgtttctatttcattcatcTCATTCCATGGGGCTGATAAATTTCTGCTTGATACGGTGTTGGATATGTATTGCACTCTTCAAGAGCAAGTTAGTGTTGCCTCCTATTCTTTGCCATTACCAGATACCAATGGCAACATTGAAACTTATGAGCTTCTAGAGGAGAAG GGAAATGCAGCCTTTAAAGGAAGCCAGAGGAATAAGGCACTATCTTACTACACTGAGGCTATCAAACTGAATGGCATGAATGCGACTTACTACTGTAGCCGAGCGGCTGCTTACTTAAAGTTAGCCTGGTATGAGGTTTCTCCTATTTGCCAATTGGTATGTTATCCATTTCTTTATTTAAACGGTTTCACATGA